In Eschrichtius robustus isolate mEscRob2 chromosome 2, mEscRob2.pri, whole genome shotgun sequence, a single window of DNA contains:
- the SHLD3 gene encoding shieldin complex subunit 3 codes for MTTEVILHYRPYESETTQLPKIAEKAIQDFPTRPLSRFIPWFPHDGSRLPLKPKRLPPVISEEATEDVRQYLTISEHDIKLQSYDCTVDLLEFQPNLKKKKHLIQSHTLNEQTNSGSLDKQSEKGKRHKKRSWSVSLPSSNCTENIFPLSKKLQDSLKALNLHSFYRARWTIEHTICNNQALEDVWAKLNRIIRCNELPSCNATIQRHLGQIWVFCDVMYCEYVGNLLKGRLALTGKINLFVHKYGVIFSM; via the coding sequence ATGACTACAGAAGTAATATTACATTATCGACCATATGAGAGTGAAACCACACAACtgccaaaaattgcagagaaagcaATTCAAGACTTTCCTACACGTCCACTATCAAGATTTATTCCTTGGTTTCCGCATGATGGGTCCAGACTTCCACTCAAACCTAAAAGATTACCACCTGTGATTTCTGAAGAGGCAACTGAAGATGTGAGACAGTACTTAACCATCTCAGAACATGATATTAAATTGCAGAGTTATGATTGCACAGTAGATCTACTGGAGTTTCAacctaatttgaaaaaaaagaagcacttaATCCAATCACACACACTGAATGAACAGACTAATTCTGGAAGTCTGGATAAACAATCAGAAAAAGGAAAACGGCACAAGAAGAGGTCTTGGAGTGTTTCACTTCCCAGCAGTAATtgtactgaaaatatttttcctttgtctaAAAAATTGCAAGATAGTTTAAAGGCACTAAATTTGCACTCATTTTATAGAGCAAGATGGACAATAGAGCACACTATTTGTAACAACCAAGCTCTGGAAGACGTTTGGGCAAAACTCAATCGAATTATCAGGTGCAATGAACTTCCATCTTGTAATGCTACAATTCAGAGACATTTAGGCCAGATATGGGTGTTCTGTGATGTTATGTACTGTGAATATGTGGGAAATCTTCTTAAAGGAAGATTAGCTCTTACTGGGAAGATTAACTTATTTGTGCATAAATATGGTGTTATTTTTAGTATGTAA